The nucleotide sequence GTGTCGGCTGAGCATGTTCGTGGGGCTGATGCCGTTTCTGGAGCAACAGCCGCTGTGGGACACGATCAGCAATCCTGTGGCCGTTCAGTACAACGGCAACGCGGCCCCCAACGGTGCTTATCCCGCGATGGGCCCGGTGCCGTGGACCGGCCAGTACACGCCGTGGCGGACGGTCGTTTCGTCGCTGCAGTGCCCCAGTGACAGCGGGCCGCCGGTGACGACCGGGACCATCAATTACGCCGCATGTGTCGGCGATGTGGTCGATCAAATCGGATCGCGTGCCCCGGCCAAGGAGGTTATTCGTGGGTTGTTCATGGTTGCGATGCATCGCCGTTTTCGTGACGTGGTCGATGGCACGGCCAACACGATTGCGATCGGCGAAATCACCAACAGCCTGGGCGACCGTGGCGTCAGCGGTGGTGGTTCGTACGACGACGGATTCAACGTCCGGTTGGAACCCGACATGTGTGCGGCCAACATTGATCCGCTGCGTCCGAAGTTCTATCGCGACGGTGCGATGTTGTTGGGGTATGCCGCGCCGCTGGGGAAATGGGAAGGCGCCGGACGTGGTAATCGCTGGGCCGATGGTGGCGGTAACCTGTCCTGCTTCAATACGATTTTGCCGCCCAACAGCCCCAGTTGCTCGGCCGACGGTGGCGACAGCGGCCCCGGGATCTGGAGCGCCGGCAGCTATCACCCCGGCGGTTGTCACGTCGTGATGGCCGACGGGTCGGTGCACTTCATCAGCGAAGCGGTGGATGCCGGTGACAACACCGTTCCCACCGTCACGCGGCCCAGCCAGGGCGGATCAGCCGCCGGCATTCCCAGCCCGTACGGTGTCTGGGGTGGTTTGGGCACGACCAACGGTCGCGAACAAGTCAGCATCGACGACATTTAATCGGCCCAGATCCGCCGTTCCATCCGCAGATTCGCATCGACGCCGCAGTCCGAAACCATCGGGCTGCGGCGTTTCGTCGTCATGGGCGTCGTATCGCGACGATTTGCCGCTGCAATCCTCTGCCACACCGTCTGGCCAAGTGTGCAGCAGATACCGTGTTTCATGCGGCGAACGAAGTGTGGTGTGGCTGTGTGTACAGTACGCGTTGTGTTAAGGGGTGATGGATTCGCGTATTTCATTCGCAGCGGTGGACGAATACACTTTGCCCGACATGCGAAGTGCCAACAGTTTATCTGGTTATTGTAGGACAAGATGACGGCTCTTCGCGATTCGTTCTCTTCTCTCGGAGTGTGAACCATCATGCGAAGCAAAAAATCTGGCTTCACGTTGGTCGAACTGTTGGTCGTGATCGCGATCATTGGTGTCCTTGTCGGCCTTCTTCTTCCCGCGGTACAGTCGGCTCGTGAAGCCGCCCGCCGCATGTCGTGCAGCAACAACGCCAAGCAAATCGGTTTGGCCCTGCACAACTATCACAGTGCTTTTAAGCAGTTCCCCGCTCACCGCGCCGGCACCACCGGCAAGAAGGGCTACCTGGCCAGCTGGGGTGAAATGAGTGCTTACAGCACCGACACTCACAACTATCGCCGGCTGAGCATGTTGGTCGGTTTGTTGCCTTTTATCGAGCAGCAACCTTTGTGGGACACCATTAGCAATCCGGTATCGACCCAGTTCAACGGCAATGCGGCACCCAACGGTGCTTATCCCGCGATGGGCCCGACCCCGTATCGCAACCAATACACTGCATGGCGAACGCTGATCTCGGCATTCAATTGCCCCAGTGATGCCGGCCCGCCGGTGACCTTCGGCACGACCAACTACGGTGCCTGTATTGGTGACACCGTGCGTGCACAGGGCTGGGCCAACATGCCCAAGGAAGTCAAGCGTGGGATGTTCACGCCCGCCAACAAGACGCGATTCCGTGACGTCGTCGACGGGACGGCCAACACGATCGCGATCGCCGAATTGACCAACAGCCTGGGTGACCGCGGCGTTGGTGGCGGTGGTGCCTATGACATCGGTGGCGATATCAACCTGAACCCGCAAGAGTGCTTGGACACCCGCGACCCGCTGCGTCCGAAGTTCTACGCACCCGGCGTGATGCTGTTCGGCTACAGCGGAAACTTGGGCAAGTGGGGCCAAGCCGGCCGTGGTAACAAGTGGGCCGACGGTGGCGGAAACATGAGTGCCGTCACCACGATCTTGCCGCCCAACAGTCCTTCCTGTGCACGCGGCGGCAACGACGCCGATGACGGGATCTGGAGTGCCGGCAGTTACCACCCCGGTGGCTGTCACGTCGTGATGGGTGACGGTTCGGTCCACTTCGTCAGTGAAGCGATCGATTCCGGCGACTCGACCGTTGCCGCGGTTGGCGCACCCGGATGGAACGGTTCGCCCGCCGGCAGCCCCAGCCCGTATGGCATCTGGGGCGGCTTGGGAACGATCAATGGTCGCGAACAAGTCAGCGTGGACGATCTGTAATCGGCCCGCCGCCTGAATCTGGGCGGCCGACGACCAACCATTCGCAGACGCCGCGAGTCATTGCCCGACTCGCGGCGTTTTTTTTTGTCAGCGTTGCCCAATCTTCCC is from Crateriforma conspicua and encodes:
- a CDS encoding DUF1559 domain-containing protein, which codes for MRSKKSGFTLVELLVVIAIIGVLVGLLLPAVQSAREAARRMSCSNNAKQIGLALHNYHSAFKQFPAHRAGTTGKKGYLASWGEMSAYSTDTHNYRRLSMLVGLLPFIEQQPLWDTISNPVSTQFNGNAAPNGAYPAMGPTPYRNQYTAWRTLISAFNCPSDAGPPVTFGTTNYGACIGDTVRAQGWANMPKEVKRGMFTPANKTRFRDVVDGTANTIAIAELTNSLGDRGVGGGGAYDIGGDINLNPQECLDTRDPLRPKFYAPGVMLFGYSGNLGKWGQAGRGNKWADGGGNMSAVTTILPPNSPSCARGGNDADDGIWSAGSYHPGGCHVVMGDGSVHFVSEAIDSGDSTVAAVGAPGWNGSPAGSPSPYGIWGGLGTINGREQVSVDDL
- a CDS encoding DUF1559 domain-containing protein; this translates as MKTFDSSSDGCPSPRRTRQVRSAFTLVELLVVIAIIGVLVGLLLPAVQSAREAARRMSCSNNAKQIGLALHNYHSAFKQFPAQRAGTTGSKGYNGTIDADNNASNKCRLSMFVGLMPFLEQQPLWDTISNPVAVQYNGNAAPNGAYPAMGPVPWTGQYTPWRTVVSSLQCPSDSGPPVTTGTINYAACVGDVVDQIGSRAPAKEVIRGLFMVAMHRRFRDVVDGTANTIAIGEITNSLGDRGVSGGGSYDDGFNVRLEPDMCAANIDPLRPKFYRDGAMLLGYAAPLGKWEGAGRGNRWADGGGNLSCFNTILPPNSPSCSADGGDSGPGIWSAGSYHPGGCHVVMADGSVHFISEAVDAGDNTVPTVTRPSQGGSAAGIPSPYGVWGGLGTTNGREQVSIDDI